In Ipomoea triloba cultivar NCNSP0323 chromosome 15, ASM357664v1, one genomic interval encodes:
- the LOC116007693 gene encoding uncharacterized protein LOC116007693 isoform X3 produces the protein MVAKMMKWRPWPPLISKKLEVRLVVRRLENLGGGDDWLSGGASVEIGWKGPPRVALSSFRRTVKRNCTKEEGVKNGPDGAVLVEWDEAFQNVCNLTGRDNSFHPWEISFTVFFNVSNQGAKNKVHTVGTAVLNLAEFAAKAEEKEFSLNIPLAVSGSGSETRPALCICLSLLEVMAAQEAGELVQKPITSVLSSPRPGETSEKDELSALKAGLRKVKIFTDYVSVRRAKKPCREEDSSDCRWSRSEEGDYAYPFDTESLDGLDGGELDEGKGDSPVRKSFSYGTLAYANFAGALFYSNTRISAQDEDLVYYSNRRSDVGCSNADDWNSEAPVPVILQNSKRSILPWRKRKLSFRSPKGKGEPLLKKNYWEDGGDDIDYDRRQLSSDESISFGWQTVGEDTIANQSSLSGFCDDSFAVGCWEQKDITSRDGHMMLQTQVFFASIDQRSEQAAGESACTALVAVIADWLQTNCDLMPVKSQFDSLIREGSLEWRNLCQNETYRERFPDKHFDLETVLQAKIRSISVVPSKSFIGFFHPDGIDEGRFDFLHGAMSFDSIWDEISRAEMDCANSDEPQVYIVSWNDHFFVLKIEPEAYYIIDTLGERLYEGCNYAYILKFDKDTSVYKLPEEAAQSSDENQLQIVSPAAEPKNANANAPPSNSDEASSDAQMAVSGLEEPAKTEQNEVICRGKESCKRYIKDFLAAIPIRELQADMKRGLVTSVPLHHRLQIEFHYTRSQPAPLTPAIEAATSGHSETPAVEAASQQPVEFALTEDAAT, from the exons atggtggCGAAGATGATGAAGTGGCGTCCATGGCCGCCGTTAATTTCCAAGAAATTGGAGGTGAGGCTGGTGGTGCGGCGCCTCGAGAATCTTGGCGGCGGAGATGATTGGTTGAGCGGCGGCGCTTCGGTGGAGATCGGGTGGAAAGGGCCGCCCAGGGTTGCGTTGAGCTCGTTTAGGAGAACGGTGAAGAGGAATTGCACTAAAGAAGAAGGGGTCAAGAATGGGCCAGACGGCGCCGTTTTGGTGGAGTGGGATGAGGCTTTCCAGAATGTCTGCAATCTCACTGGCAGAGACAATTCTTTTCATCCCTGGGAGATCAGCTTCACTGTGTTTTTCAAT GTGTCAAATCAAGGAGCTAAGAATAAGGTTCATACTGTTGGAACAGCAGTCTTAAACCTTGCTGAATTTGCTGCCAAGGCAGAAGAGAAAGAGTTTAGCTTGAACATTCCCCTAGCGGTTTCCGGGAGTGGATCAGAGACTCGCCCCGCCCTTTGT ATATGTCTCAGTTTATTGGAAGTAATGGCTGCACAAGAGGCGGGTGAGTTGGTTCAGAAGCCAATTACGTCGGTGCTATCCTCGCCTAGACCGGGGGAAACATCAGAGAAAGACGAACTTTCTGCCCTTAAAGCTGGTCTCAGAAAGGTAAAGATTTTCACGGATTATGTATCTGTGAGGAGAGCGAAAAAGCCTTGTCGGGAGGAAGATAGCAGCGATTGCAGGTGGTCGAGGAGTGAGGAGGGCGATTACGCTTATCCTTTTGACACTGAGTCACTTGACGGGCTTGATGGAGGGGAATTGGACGAAGGAAAGGGAGATTCTCCGGTTAGGAAGTCATTTAGTTATGGTACATTGGCCTATGCTAATTTTGCGGGGGCATTGTTTTATTCCAATACGAGGATCAGTGCTCAGGACGAGGATTTGGTTTACTATAGCAACCGCAGGTCGGATGTTGGCTGCTCAAATGCGGATGATTGGAACTCCGAAGCTCCTGTGCCCGTAATTTTGCAAAACTCGAAACGTAGTATTTTACCTTGGAGGAAGAGGAAGCTGAGCTTCAGATCTCCTAAGGGTAAGGGTGAGCCATTGTTGAAGAAGAATTATTGGGAAGACGGTGGAGATGACATTGACTATGATCGTCGCCAGCTCAGTTCTGATGAATCTATTTCGTTTGGG TGGCAGACAGTGGGGGAAGACACTATTGCAAATCAATCTTCGTTATCGGGGTTTTGTGATGATAGTTTTGCTGTTGGATGCTGGGAACAGAAAGATATTACGAGCCGGGATGGGCATATGATGCTTCAAACGCAGGTCTTTTTTGCTTCGATTGATCAGCGAAGTGAGCAAGCAGCCGGGGAAAGTGCATGTACAGCGCTCGTTGCTGTTATTGCCGATTGGTTACAAACCAATTGCGATCTGATGCCTGTTAAGTCGCAGTTCGATAGCTTGATTCGAGAAGGCTCTCTAGAGTGGAGGAATCTGTGTCAGAATGAAACTTACCGGGAAAGGTTCCCTGATAAGCACTTCGACTTGGAGACTGTCCTCCAAGCCAAAATCCGATCGATCTCTGTAGTTCCATCGAAATCCTTCATTGGATTTTTCCACCCCGATGGGATAGACGAGGGAAGATTCGATTTCTTGCATGGCGCCATGTCGTTTGACAGTATCTGGGACGAGATCAGCCGTGCTGAGATGGATTGTGCGAATAGCGATGAACCCCAAGTCTACATTGTCAGCTGGAATGACCACTTTTTCGTCCTCAAAATCGAACCCGAAGCTTACTACATCATCGACACCTTAGGCGAGCGACTCTACGAAGGCTGTAACTACGCTTACATACTAAAGTTTGACAAGGACACATCCGTCTATAAACTCCCCGAGGAGGCTGCACAATCATCAGACGAAAACCAGCTGCAGATTGTTTCTCCCGCTGCAGAACCAAAGAACGCTAATGCTAATGCTCCCCCGTCCAATTCAGATGAGGCTTCTTCAGACGCTCAAATGGCGGTCTCAGGGCTCGAGGAACCAGCGAAAACCGAGCAGAACGAAGTCATCTGTCGAGGAAAAGAGTCGTGCAAACGCTACATAAAGGACTTCTTGGCTGCCATCCCGATTAGAGAACTTCAGGCAGATATGAAGAGAGGTCTGGTAACATCGGTGCCTCTTCATCACCGGCTTCAGATCGAGTTTCACTATACCCGTTCTCAGCCCGCACCCCTAACTCCGGCAATCGAAGCAGCAACTTCCGGCCATTCTGAAACTCCGGCAGTAGAAGCTGCATCGCAACAACCCGTTGAATTTGCATTAACTGAAGACGCTGCAACATAA
- the LOC116007693 gene encoding uncharacterized protein LOC116007693 isoform X4: protein MVAKMMKWRPWPPLISKKLEVRLVVRRLENLGGGDDWLSGGASVEIGWKGPPRVALSSFRRTVKRNCTKEEGVKNGPDGAVLVEWDEAFQNVCNLTGRDNSFHPWEISFTVFFNVSNQGAKNKVHTVGTAVLNLAEFAAKAEEKEFSLNIPLAVSGSGSETRPALCICLSLLEVMAAQEAGELVQKPITSVLSSPRPGETSEKDELSALKAGLRKVKIFTDYVSVRRAKKPCREEDSSDCRWSRSEEGDYAYPFDTESLDGLDGGELDEGKGDSPVRKSFSYGTLAYANFAGALFYSNTRISAQDEDLVYYSNRRSDVGCSNADDWNSEAPVPVILQNSKRSILPWRKRKLSFRSPKGKGEPLLKKNYWEDGGDDIDYDRRQLSSDESISFGTVGEDTIANQSSLSGFCDDSFAVGCWEQKDITSRDGHMMLQTQVFFASIDQRSEQAAGESACTALVAVIADWLQTNCDLMPVKSQFDSLIREGSLEWRNLCQNETYRERFPDKHFDLETVLQAKIRSISVVPSKSFIGFFHPDGIDEGRFDFLHGAMSFDSIWDEISRAEMDCANSDEPQVYIVSWNDHFFVLKIEPEAYYIIDTLGERLYEGCNYAYILKFDKDTSVYKLPEEAAQSSDENQLQIVSPAAEPKNANANAPPSNSDEASSDAQMAVSGLEEPAKTEQNEVICRGKESCKRYIKDFLAAIPIRELQADMKRGLVTSVPLHHRLQIEFHYTRSQPAPLTPAIEAATSGHSETPAVEAASQQPVEFALTEDAAT, encoded by the exons atggtggCGAAGATGATGAAGTGGCGTCCATGGCCGCCGTTAATTTCCAAGAAATTGGAGGTGAGGCTGGTGGTGCGGCGCCTCGAGAATCTTGGCGGCGGAGATGATTGGTTGAGCGGCGGCGCTTCGGTGGAGATCGGGTGGAAAGGGCCGCCCAGGGTTGCGTTGAGCTCGTTTAGGAGAACGGTGAAGAGGAATTGCACTAAAGAAGAAGGGGTCAAGAATGGGCCAGACGGCGCCGTTTTGGTGGAGTGGGATGAGGCTTTCCAGAATGTCTGCAATCTCACTGGCAGAGACAATTCTTTTCATCCCTGGGAGATCAGCTTCACTGTGTTTTTCAAT GTGTCAAATCAAGGAGCTAAGAATAAGGTTCATACTGTTGGAACAGCAGTCTTAAACCTTGCTGAATTTGCTGCCAAGGCAGAAGAGAAAGAGTTTAGCTTGAACATTCCCCTAGCGGTTTCCGGGAGTGGATCAGAGACTCGCCCCGCCCTTTGT ATATGTCTCAGTTTATTGGAAGTAATGGCTGCACAAGAGGCGGGTGAGTTGGTTCAGAAGCCAATTACGTCGGTGCTATCCTCGCCTAGACCGGGGGAAACATCAGAGAAAGACGAACTTTCTGCCCTTAAAGCTGGTCTCAGAAAGGTAAAGATTTTCACGGATTATGTATCTGTGAGGAGAGCGAAAAAGCCTTGTCGGGAGGAAGATAGCAGCGATTGCAGGTGGTCGAGGAGTGAGGAGGGCGATTACGCTTATCCTTTTGACACTGAGTCACTTGACGGGCTTGATGGAGGGGAATTGGACGAAGGAAAGGGAGATTCTCCGGTTAGGAAGTCATTTAGTTATGGTACATTGGCCTATGCTAATTTTGCGGGGGCATTGTTTTATTCCAATACGAGGATCAGTGCTCAGGACGAGGATTTGGTTTACTATAGCAACCGCAGGTCGGATGTTGGCTGCTCAAATGCGGATGATTGGAACTCCGAAGCTCCTGTGCCCGTAATTTTGCAAAACTCGAAACGTAGTATTTTACCTTGGAGGAAGAGGAAGCTGAGCTTCAGATCTCCTAAGGGTAAGGGTGAGCCATTGTTGAAGAAGAATTATTGGGAAGACGGTGGAGATGACATTGACTATGATCGTCGCCAGCTCAGTTCTGATGAATCTATTTCGTTTGGG ACAGTGGGGGAAGACACTATTGCAAATCAATCTTCGTTATCGGGGTTTTGTGATGATAGTTTTGCTGTTGGATGCTGGGAACAGAAAGATATTACGAGCCGGGATGGGCATATGATGCTTCAAACGCAGGTCTTTTTTGCTTCGATTGATCAGCGAAGTGAGCAAGCAGCCGGGGAAAGTGCATGTACAGCGCTCGTTGCTGTTATTGCCGATTGGTTACAAACCAATTGCGATCTGATGCCTGTTAAGTCGCAGTTCGATAGCTTGATTCGAGAAGGCTCTCTAGAGTGGAGGAATCTGTGTCAGAATGAAACTTACCGGGAAAGGTTCCCTGATAAGCACTTCGACTTGGAGACTGTCCTCCAAGCCAAAATCCGATCGATCTCTGTAGTTCCATCGAAATCCTTCATTGGATTTTTCCACCCCGATGGGATAGACGAGGGAAGATTCGATTTCTTGCATGGCGCCATGTCGTTTGACAGTATCTGGGACGAGATCAGCCGTGCTGAGATGGATTGTGCGAATAGCGATGAACCCCAAGTCTACATTGTCAGCTGGAATGACCACTTTTTCGTCCTCAAAATCGAACCCGAAGCTTACTACATCATCGACACCTTAGGCGAGCGACTCTACGAAGGCTGTAACTACGCTTACATACTAAAGTTTGACAAGGACACATCCGTCTATAAACTCCCCGAGGAGGCTGCACAATCATCAGACGAAAACCAGCTGCAGATTGTTTCTCCCGCTGCAGAACCAAAGAACGCTAATGCTAATGCTCCCCCGTCCAATTCAGATGAGGCTTCTTCAGACGCTCAAATGGCGGTCTCAGGGCTCGAGGAACCAGCGAAAACCGAGCAGAACGAAGTCATCTGTCGAGGAAAAGAGTCGTGCAAACGCTACATAAAGGACTTCTTGGCTGCCATCCCGATTAGAGAACTTCAGGCAGATATGAAGAGAGGTCTGGTAACATCGGTGCCTCTTCATCACCGGCTTCAGATCGAGTTTCACTATACCCGTTCTCAGCCCGCACCCCTAACTCCGGCAATCGAAGCAGCAACTTCCGGCCATTCTGAAACTCCGGCAGTAGAAGCTGCATCGCAACAACCCGTTGAATTTGCATTAACTGAAGACGCTGCAACATAA
- the LOC116007693 gene encoding uncharacterized protein LOC116007693 isoform X2, producing MVAKMMKWRPWPPLISKKLEVRLVVRRLENLGGGDDWLSGGASVEIGWKGPPRVALSSFRRTVKRNCTKEEGVKNGPDGAVLVEWDEAFQNVCNLTGRDNSFHPWEISFTVFFNVSNQGAKNKVHTVGTAVLNLAEFAAKAEEKEFSLNIPLAVSGSGSETRPALCICLSLLEVMAAQEAGELVQKPITSVLSSPRPGETSEKDELSALKAGLRKVKIFTDYVSVRRAKKPCREEDSSDCRWSRSEEGDYAYPFDTESLDGLDGGELDEGKGDSPVRKSFSYGTLAYANFAGALFYSNTRISAQDEDLVYYSNRRSDVGCSNADDWNSEAPVPVILQNSKRSILPWRKRKLSFRSPKGKGEPLLKKNYWEDGGDDIDYDRRQLSSDESISFGIEHVRCINFCQIVELVFTRHLKTQLTVGEDTIANQSSLSGFCDDSFAVGCWEQKDITSRDGHMMLQTQVFFASIDQRSEQAAGESACTALVAVIADWLQTNCDLMPVKSQFDSLIREGSLEWRNLCQNETYRERFPDKHFDLETVLQAKIRSISVVPSKSFIGFFHPDGIDEGRFDFLHGAMSFDSIWDEISRAEMDCANSDEPQVYIVSWNDHFFVLKIEPEAYYIIDTLGERLYEGCNYAYILKFDKDTSVYKLPEEAAQSSDENQLQIVSPAAEPKNANANAPPSNSDEASSDAQMAVSGLEEPAKTEQNEVICRGKESCKRYIKDFLAAIPIRELQADMKRGLVTSVPLHHRLQIEFHYTRSQPAPLTPAIEAATSGHSETPAVEAASQQPVEFALTEDAAT from the exons atggtggCGAAGATGATGAAGTGGCGTCCATGGCCGCCGTTAATTTCCAAGAAATTGGAGGTGAGGCTGGTGGTGCGGCGCCTCGAGAATCTTGGCGGCGGAGATGATTGGTTGAGCGGCGGCGCTTCGGTGGAGATCGGGTGGAAAGGGCCGCCCAGGGTTGCGTTGAGCTCGTTTAGGAGAACGGTGAAGAGGAATTGCACTAAAGAAGAAGGGGTCAAGAATGGGCCAGACGGCGCCGTTTTGGTGGAGTGGGATGAGGCTTTCCAGAATGTCTGCAATCTCACTGGCAGAGACAATTCTTTTCATCCCTGGGAGATCAGCTTCACTGTGTTTTTCAAT GTGTCAAATCAAGGAGCTAAGAATAAGGTTCATACTGTTGGAACAGCAGTCTTAAACCTTGCTGAATTTGCTGCCAAGGCAGAAGAGAAAGAGTTTAGCTTGAACATTCCCCTAGCGGTTTCCGGGAGTGGATCAGAGACTCGCCCCGCCCTTTGT ATATGTCTCAGTTTATTGGAAGTAATGGCTGCACAAGAGGCGGGTGAGTTGGTTCAGAAGCCAATTACGTCGGTGCTATCCTCGCCTAGACCGGGGGAAACATCAGAGAAAGACGAACTTTCTGCCCTTAAAGCTGGTCTCAGAAAGGTAAAGATTTTCACGGATTATGTATCTGTGAGGAGAGCGAAAAAGCCTTGTCGGGAGGAAGATAGCAGCGATTGCAGGTGGTCGAGGAGTGAGGAGGGCGATTACGCTTATCCTTTTGACACTGAGTCACTTGACGGGCTTGATGGAGGGGAATTGGACGAAGGAAAGGGAGATTCTCCGGTTAGGAAGTCATTTAGTTATGGTACATTGGCCTATGCTAATTTTGCGGGGGCATTGTTTTATTCCAATACGAGGATCAGTGCTCAGGACGAGGATTTGGTTTACTATAGCAACCGCAGGTCGGATGTTGGCTGCTCAAATGCGGATGATTGGAACTCCGAAGCTCCTGTGCCCGTAATTTTGCAAAACTCGAAACGTAGTATTTTACCTTGGAGGAAGAGGAAGCTGAGCTTCAGATCTCCTAAGGGTAAGGGTGAGCCATTGTTGAAGAAGAATTATTGGGAAGACGGTGGAGATGACATTGACTATGATCGTCGCCAGCTCAGTTCTGATGAATCTATTTCGTTTGGG atTGAACATGTTAGATGcataaatttttgtcaaattgtcGAGCTTGTTTTTACGAGGCACTTAAAGACTCAATTG ACAGTGGGGGAAGACACTATTGCAAATCAATCTTCGTTATCGGGGTTTTGTGATGATAGTTTTGCTGTTGGATGCTGGGAACAGAAAGATATTACGAGCCGGGATGGGCATATGATGCTTCAAACGCAGGTCTTTTTTGCTTCGATTGATCAGCGAAGTGAGCAAGCAGCCGGGGAAAGTGCATGTACAGCGCTCGTTGCTGTTATTGCCGATTGGTTACAAACCAATTGCGATCTGATGCCTGTTAAGTCGCAGTTCGATAGCTTGATTCGAGAAGGCTCTCTAGAGTGGAGGAATCTGTGTCAGAATGAAACTTACCGGGAAAGGTTCCCTGATAAGCACTTCGACTTGGAGACTGTCCTCCAAGCCAAAATCCGATCGATCTCTGTAGTTCCATCGAAATCCTTCATTGGATTTTTCCACCCCGATGGGATAGACGAGGGAAGATTCGATTTCTTGCATGGCGCCATGTCGTTTGACAGTATCTGGGACGAGATCAGCCGTGCTGAGATGGATTGTGCGAATAGCGATGAACCCCAAGTCTACATTGTCAGCTGGAATGACCACTTTTTCGTCCTCAAAATCGAACCCGAAGCTTACTACATCATCGACACCTTAGGCGAGCGACTCTACGAAGGCTGTAACTACGCTTACATACTAAAGTTTGACAAGGACACATCCGTCTATAAACTCCCCGAGGAGGCTGCACAATCATCAGACGAAAACCAGCTGCAGATTGTTTCTCCCGCTGCAGAACCAAAGAACGCTAATGCTAATGCTCCCCCGTCCAATTCAGATGAGGCTTCTTCAGACGCTCAAATGGCGGTCTCAGGGCTCGAGGAACCAGCGAAAACCGAGCAGAACGAAGTCATCTGTCGAGGAAAAGAGTCGTGCAAACGCTACATAAAGGACTTCTTGGCTGCCATCCCGATTAGAGAACTTCAGGCAGATATGAAGAGAGGTCTGGTAACATCGGTGCCTCTTCATCACCGGCTTCAGATCGAGTTTCACTATACCCGTTCTCAGCCCGCACCCCTAACTCCGGCAATCGAAGCAGCAACTTCCGGCCATTCTGAAACTCCGGCAGTAGAAGCTGCATCGCAACAACCCGTTGAATTTGCATTAACTGAAGACGCTGCAACATAA
- the LOC116007693 gene encoding uncharacterized protein LOC116007693 isoform X1, with protein MVAKMMKWRPWPPLISKKLEVRLVVRRLENLGGGDDWLSGGASVEIGWKGPPRVALSSFRRTVKRNCTKEEGVKNGPDGAVLVEWDEAFQNVCNLTGRDNSFHPWEISFTVFFNVSNQGAKNKVHTVGTAVLNLAEFAAKAEEKEFSLNIPLAVSGSGSETRPALCICLSLLEVMAAQEAGELVQKPITSVLSSPRPGETSEKDELSALKAGLRKVKIFTDYVSVRRAKKPCREEDSSDCRWSRSEEGDYAYPFDTESLDGLDGGELDEGKGDSPVRKSFSYGTLAYANFAGALFYSNTRISAQDEDLVYYSNRRSDVGCSNADDWNSEAPVPVILQNSKRSILPWRKRKLSFRSPKGKGEPLLKKNYWEDGGDDIDYDRRQLSSDESISFGIEHVRCINFCQIVELVFTRHLKTQLWQTVGEDTIANQSSLSGFCDDSFAVGCWEQKDITSRDGHMMLQTQVFFASIDQRSEQAAGESACTALVAVIADWLQTNCDLMPVKSQFDSLIREGSLEWRNLCQNETYRERFPDKHFDLETVLQAKIRSISVVPSKSFIGFFHPDGIDEGRFDFLHGAMSFDSIWDEISRAEMDCANSDEPQVYIVSWNDHFFVLKIEPEAYYIIDTLGERLYEGCNYAYILKFDKDTSVYKLPEEAAQSSDENQLQIVSPAAEPKNANANAPPSNSDEASSDAQMAVSGLEEPAKTEQNEVICRGKESCKRYIKDFLAAIPIRELQADMKRGLVTSVPLHHRLQIEFHYTRSQPAPLTPAIEAATSGHSETPAVEAASQQPVEFALTEDAAT; from the exons atggtggCGAAGATGATGAAGTGGCGTCCATGGCCGCCGTTAATTTCCAAGAAATTGGAGGTGAGGCTGGTGGTGCGGCGCCTCGAGAATCTTGGCGGCGGAGATGATTGGTTGAGCGGCGGCGCTTCGGTGGAGATCGGGTGGAAAGGGCCGCCCAGGGTTGCGTTGAGCTCGTTTAGGAGAACGGTGAAGAGGAATTGCACTAAAGAAGAAGGGGTCAAGAATGGGCCAGACGGCGCCGTTTTGGTGGAGTGGGATGAGGCTTTCCAGAATGTCTGCAATCTCACTGGCAGAGACAATTCTTTTCATCCCTGGGAGATCAGCTTCACTGTGTTTTTCAAT GTGTCAAATCAAGGAGCTAAGAATAAGGTTCATACTGTTGGAACAGCAGTCTTAAACCTTGCTGAATTTGCTGCCAAGGCAGAAGAGAAAGAGTTTAGCTTGAACATTCCCCTAGCGGTTTCCGGGAGTGGATCAGAGACTCGCCCCGCCCTTTGT ATATGTCTCAGTTTATTGGAAGTAATGGCTGCACAAGAGGCGGGTGAGTTGGTTCAGAAGCCAATTACGTCGGTGCTATCCTCGCCTAGACCGGGGGAAACATCAGAGAAAGACGAACTTTCTGCCCTTAAAGCTGGTCTCAGAAAGGTAAAGATTTTCACGGATTATGTATCTGTGAGGAGAGCGAAAAAGCCTTGTCGGGAGGAAGATAGCAGCGATTGCAGGTGGTCGAGGAGTGAGGAGGGCGATTACGCTTATCCTTTTGACACTGAGTCACTTGACGGGCTTGATGGAGGGGAATTGGACGAAGGAAAGGGAGATTCTCCGGTTAGGAAGTCATTTAGTTATGGTACATTGGCCTATGCTAATTTTGCGGGGGCATTGTTTTATTCCAATACGAGGATCAGTGCTCAGGACGAGGATTTGGTTTACTATAGCAACCGCAGGTCGGATGTTGGCTGCTCAAATGCGGATGATTGGAACTCCGAAGCTCCTGTGCCCGTAATTTTGCAAAACTCGAAACGTAGTATTTTACCTTGGAGGAAGAGGAAGCTGAGCTTCAGATCTCCTAAGGGTAAGGGTGAGCCATTGTTGAAGAAGAATTATTGGGAAGACGGTGGAGATGACATTGACTATGATCGTCGCCAGCTCAGTTCTGATGAATCTATTTCGTTTGGG atTGAACATGTTAGATGcataaatttttgtcaaattgtcGAGCTTGTTTTTACGAGGCACTTAAAGACTCAATTG TGGCAGACAGTGGGGGAAGACACTATTGCAAATCAATCTTCGTTATCGGGGTTTTGTGATGATAGTTTTGCTGTTGGATGCTGGGAACAGAAAGATATTACGAGCCGGGATGGGCATATGATGCTTCAAACGCAGGTCTTTTTTGCTTCGATTGATCAGCGAAGTGAGCAAGCAGCCGGGGAAAGTGCATGTACAGCGCTCGTTGCTGTTATTGCCGATTGGTTACAAACCAATTGCGATCTGATGCCTGTTAAGTCGCAGTTCGATAGCTTGATTCGAGAAGGCTCTCTAGAGTGGAGGAATCTGTGTCAGAATGAAACTTACCGGGAAAGGTTCCCTGATAAGCACTTCGACTTGGAGACTGTCCTCCAAGCCAAAATCCGATCGATCTCTGTAGTTCCATCGAAATCCTTCATTGGATTTTTCCACCCCGATGGGATAGACGAGGGAAGATTCGATTTCTTGCATGGCGCCATGTCGTTTGACAGTATCTGGGACGAGATCAGCCGTGCTGAGATGGATTGTGCGAATAGCGATGAACCCCAAGTCTACATTGTCAGCTGGAATGACCACTTTTTCGTCCTCAAAATCGAACCCGAAGCTTACTACATCATCGACACCTTAGGCGAGCGACTCTACGAAGGCTGTAACTACGCTTACATACTAAAGTTTGACAAGGACACATCCGTCTATAAACTCCCCGAGGAGGCTGCACAATCATCAGACGAAAACCAGCTGCAGATTGTTTCTCCCGCTGCAGAACCAAAGAACGCTAATGCTAATGCTCCCCCGTCCAATTCAGATGAGGCTTCTTCAGACGCTCAAATGGCGGTCTCAGGGCTCGAGGAACCAGCGAAAACCGAGCAGAACGAAGTCATCTGTCGAGGAAAAGAGTCGTGCAAACGCTACATAAAGGACTTCTTGGCTGCCATCCCGATTAGAGAACTTCAGGCAGATATGAAGAGAGGTCTGGTAACATCGGTGCCTCTTCATCACCGGCTTCAGATCGAGTTTCACTATACCCGTTCTCAGCCCGCACCCCTAACTCCGGCAATCGAAGCAGCAACTTCCGGCCATTCTGAAACTCCGGCAGTAGAAGCTGCATCGCAACAACCCGTTGAATTTGCATTAACTGAAGACGCTGCAACATAA
- the LOC116006041 gene encoding anthocyanidin 3-O-glucosyltransferase 7-like, giving the protein MGSSECHVAVLAFPFGTHAAPLLSLVEKLSAAFPSARFSFFSNHDSNSTLFGDRNPGAGKIKAYDVGDGTVAGEASVIHEEFIMAMPGNYQTAIAEAEAEMGTKFGCFLTDAFLWFGGDLAAERGGVPWIALWTAGACSVSAHLYTDFVRSLVGANPNGNGLEQKLKVIPGMSEVSIGEMPGEILAKDLQASFPGMIYNMALKLPGANAVVLNSFQKLDPTITDDLRSKLQKVFNIGPMILRPPGTPKPPISDDHNCIPWLDSLPPASPAVYLSFGSALTPPPDEIVGLAEALEAKRAPFLWSLKPHGVKHLPKGFLERTKEFGKIVSWAPQVQVLSHPRVGAFVTHCGWNSILEAISFGVCMICRPFYGDQQINTRFVESVWEIGVKVEGGIFTKDETMKVLSVVLDSDRGKLLKENVVKLKGEALEAVKPNGSSTKDFQELVRLLNDSF; this is encoded by the exons ATGGGGAGTTCAGAGTGCCATGTAGCGGTCCTAGCCTTCCCGTTCGGTACCCACGCGGCCCCTCTACTGAGCCTCGTGGAGAAGCTCTCCGCCGCCTTTCCAAGCGCACGGTTTTCTTTCTTCAGCAATCACGACTCAAACTCCACTCTGTTCGGAGACCGGAACCCGGGCGCCGGGAAAATCAAGGCGTACGACGTTGGGGACGGGACTGTCGCCGGCGAGGCGTCGGTGATCCACGAGGAGTTCATCATGGCGATGCCGGGTAATTACCAGACGGCCATAGCGGAAGCGGAGGCGGAAATGGGGACCAAATTTGGGTGTTTCTTGACGGATGCGTTTCTGTGGTTCGGCGGTGACTTGGCGGCGGAAAGAGGCGGCGTTCCTTGGATTGCTCTTTGGACCGCCGGAGCTTGCTCTGTTTCTGCTCACTTGTATACCGATTTTGTTCGAAGTTTAGTCGGCGCAAACCCAAACG GAAACGGTTTGGAGCAGAAGCTGAAAGTAATCCCAGGAATGTCAGAAGTATCAATCGGCGAAATGCCGGGAGAAATTCTTGCCAAGGATTTGCAAGCGTCATTCCCCGGAATGATTTACAACATGGCGCTAAAGTTACCTGGCGCAAACGCCGTCGTCCTAAACTCTTTCCAGAAGCTAGATCCCACCATCACCGATGATCTCCGATCAAAGCTGCAAAAGGTGTTCAACATTGGTCCCATGATCCTGCGGCCGCCGGGCACACCAAAACCACCCATCTCCGACGACCACAACTGCATTCCATGGCTAGACAGTCTCCCGCCGGCAAGCCCCGCGGTTTACCTTAGCTTCGGGTCGGCCCTAACGCCGCCGCCGGACGAAATTGTGGGCTTGGCAGAAGCGTTAGAAGCCAAAAGGGCACCCTTTCTTTGGTCCCTTAAACCCCACGGCGTTAAGCACCTGCCGAAAGGGTTTCTTGAACGAACCAAAGAATTCGGGAAGATCGTGTCGTGGGCCCCGCAG GTACAAGTGTTGTCGCACCCTAGGGTTGGAGCGTTCGTGACACACTGCGGGTGGAATTCGATTCTGGAGGCCATATCGTTCGGGGTGTGCATGATTTGCCGGCCATTCTATGGGGATCAACAAATAAACACCAGATTTGTGGAGAGTGTATGGGAAATTGGTGTGAAAGTTGAAGGTGGGATCTTTACCAAAGATGAGACAATGAAGGTCTTGAGTGTTGTTCTTGATAGTGATCGTGGCAAGCTACTAAAGGAAAATGTTGTAAAGCTCAAAGGAGAAGCTTTGGAGGCTGTGAAACCCAATGGGAGTTCTACCAAGGATTTCCAAGAATTAGTGCGCCTGCTtaatgattctttttga